A part of Aurantimicrobium sp. MWH-Uga1 genomic DNA contains:
- the nrdR gene encoding transcriptional regulator NrdR gives MYCPFCRHSDSRVIDSRTSDDGLSIRRRRQCPECNGRFSTLETASLSVIKRSGVVEAFSREKVVLGVRKACQGRPVTDADLAVLAQKVEETIRATGASQIEANEIGLAILPSLRELDEVAYLRFASVYQAFESLEDFEAAVQTLRAERANGPASE, from the coding sequence ATGTATTGCCCATTTTGCCGCCATTCTGATTCTCGAGTGATTGATTCTCGAACAAGCGATGATGGTCTGTCGATTAGACGTCGCAGACAGTGTCCTGAATGCAACGGCAGATTCTCCACCCTGGAAACTGCATCACTTTCAGTAATCAAACGTTCAGGTGTTGTTGAAGCTTTCTCACGGGAAAAAGTCGTTCTCGGGGTCCGTAAAGCGTGTCAAGGACGACCTGTTACAGATGCTGATTTAGCTGTCTTAGCTCAGAAAGTTGAAGAAACAATCCGCGCTACTGGCGCTTCACAAATTGAGGCAAATGAAATTGGTTTAGCAATCTTGCCGTCTCTTCGTGAATTAGATGAAGTTGCATACCTGCGTTTTGCCAGTGTTTATCAAGCTTTTGAATCTCTAGAAGATTTTGAGGCCGCAGTTCAAACACTCCGTGCAGAACGAGCGAATGGTCCTGCCTCAGAATAA
- a CDS encoding quinone-dependent dihydroorotate dehydrogenase codes for MTTHNGSHSFYNFIFHSFFKHLDAEKAHHLGAFVIRLIGLPGIRHVKHGFTRPAPELHVQALGLNFDSPFGMAAGFDKDVTMVSGLYALGFGHVEVGTLTAHAQPGNPKPRLFRLIPDRALVNRMGFNNRGAAAAVSRLIKLRKLKHRPVIGVNIGKSRIVDVENAIDDYLTSTRLLAPLADYLVVNVSSPNTPGLRGLQELSSLSPLLTAVKDAAADTPLLVKIAPDLSTQEIRAIAQLATKLKLDGIIATNTTISRSELKTAQEIVDAIGAGGLSGAPLHHRSLEVLKELRNVVPAEMCLISVGGIETAQQIQERLDAGATLVQGYTGFIYNGPAWALSINRGLRKIRKEEL; via the coding sequence ATGACGACGCACAACGGTAGCCACAGTTTCTACAATTTCATTTTTCATTCTTTTTTCAAACACCTCGATGCTGAAAAGGCACATCATCTTGGTGCCTTTGTCATTCGGCTGATTGGACTTCCAGGAATTCGCCACGTAAAACATGGATTTACACGTCCTGCTCCAGAACTCCATGTCCAAGCTTTAGGTCTGAATTTTGATTCGCCTTTCGGCATGGCCGCAGGTTTTGACAAGGATGTAACCATGGTTTCTGGCCTTTATGCGCTGGGTTTTGGTCACGTTGAAGTCGGTACTCTGACAGCACATGCACAGCCAGGAAATCCGAAACCTCGTCTATTCCGCCTGATTCCTGATCGCGCACTGGTCAACCGAATGGGTTTCAACAATCGAGGTGCAGCAGCGGCTGTTTCCCGGCTCATCAAACTTCGTAAACTCAAACACCGCCCCGTCATCGGAGTAAACATCGGCAAATCCCGCATCGTGGATGTAGAGAACGCGATTGATGACTATCTGACCAGTACACGACTTCTTGCACCCCTTGCTGACTATCTCGTAGTCAACGTCAGTTCCCCTAACACTCCAGGCTTGAGGGGTTTACAGGAACTATCCTCATTGTCGCCGTTATTGACGGCTGTGAAGGATGCCGCCGCAGATACTCCATTATTGGTGAAGATTGCTCCCGACTTGAGTACTCAAGAAATCCGTGCAATCGCACAATTAGCCACCAAGCTCAAACTGGATGGAATCATTGCGACGAACACCACCATCAGCCGAAGTGAACTGAAAACAGCACAAGAGATAGTGGACGCAATCGGTGCAGGTGGGTTATCTGGTGCACCACTTCATCACAGATCTCTTGAGGTGCTTAAAGAACTTCGTAATGTTGTTCCTGCCGAAATGTGTTTAATTTCGGTCGGGGGTATTGAAACTGCTCAACAAATCCAGGAACGTCTCGATGCAGGTGCAACCCTAGTTCAGGGATATACAGGATTCATCTATAACGGCCCTGCTTGGGCGTTGTCGATAAATAGAGGCTTGCGAAAGATACGCAAAGAAGAGCTTTAG
- a CDS encoding DUF3043 domain-containing protein yields the protein MAKKSEETPETTSQEVVGKGHPTPSRKEREAANKRPLVPDDRKEARRLERARMNEERNRARIGLASGDERYLPLRDRGPQKKYARDYVDARYNVGELMVPFMFLVIIMTFIPSLPVQESSFLVLWTFFFIALTDVMILSIRLRKKMTEKFGSIDKGVRWYAGMRSLQMRPLRLPKPQVGRRQFPS from the coding sequence GTGGCGAAAAAGTCTGAAGAGACTCCTGAAACTACTTCACAAGAAGTTGTAGGAAAAGGACACCCAACCCCTAGCCGTAAAGAGCGTGAGGCAGCGAACAAGCGCCCTTTGGTCCCTGACGACCGCAAAGAAGCTCGTCGATTAGAACGTGCACGTATGAACGAGGAACGTAACCGTGCTCGAATCGGATTAGCCTCTGGCGATGAACGGTACCTTCCACTTCGCGACCGCGGACCTCAGAAGAAATATGCACGTGACTACGTAGATGCTCGCTACAACGTCGGCGAATTGATGGTTCCTTTCATGTTCTTGGTTATCATCATGACCTTCATCCCGAGCCTGCCGGTCCAAGAAAGTTCATTCTTAGTGCTGTGGACCTTCTTTTTCATCGCGTTGACTGATGTCATGATTTTGAGCATTCGCCTGCGCAAGAAAATGACTGAAAAGTTCGGCTCTATTGACAAGGGCGTTCGTTGGTATGCAGGTATGCGAAGCTTGCAAATGCGTCCCCTGCGCCTGCCCAAGCCACAAGTAGGACGACGTCAGTTCCCCAGCTAA